The DNA segment caatGAAACCAAGAGAAAAGGGAACTAGACAGAGATCAGCACCACCCTAATTTGTGGCAAAGCCTTGTTCGATTTTTTAGTGCAAGATCTACAACGACACCACACATGGAGACACAACAGGCACAAGTGCTGCCATGTCTGTGTGATGCCATTGCAGATTACTCACTAGTCCGAACAACCCCTTTGGTGTAAACAGTTTggtcatacatatacatacacatataaatATAGGTATGTGTGTGTACCTCTTCATCATTTAGCAATGTGTCGTGGGAAATCATCGGGATGGCATGCTGTGGCCCATCATTGGTTGCTTGCAGTTCTGAAGTATTGCGACTGACCGCAGCAGATGCCATGCTGGAGGCCGCTGCACCACAAGCGTCGTTTGAAGTTTCCTGTGACAAAACAGTTTATTAATAAAATACACTTAACATTTGAAACATACTACCTCACCTGTTCATCCTGACTACTCAACGTATCAGTTTGAAGTACGCTGTTTATATCTGACAAGACTGAAGCTTGACCTGCTGCTTGGCTTAGTCCGGGCGCTGCATTGTTGGAGACTGCTTCATCATCAGATGAGGTTGTGTCCGTAGGCACTTCCTGAATGCAAAAAAGGATCTTAGACATGTGCATGCCTTAAGAGGACGCTTTACTTTGAGAGCTGCTATTTAAATATATCATAATAGAGGACGCTTTTTGTTTTTGAGAATGACAGCTTCAGTTCTAATTGGGTTTActttttgttgaaaaaaaaaacaaaaaacgaacgcAATGACTCTACCTCAGCAATGAAAAGAGATATCACAATTTTGCAAACTACACCTAATAATACATCCAAAGCGGACAAAATAGTTGAATTATGCACTACTGTGAAATATAACTAGCCTGTAGGCAGTATAGTTGCAAAACTCCTGAGAACATCGTAACAATTTCACGCAAGCTGTGAATTCATACATAAACGTTGTCCGCTTTAAATGTTCTAACAGATGCAATGTACTGAACAGCGACAAGTGCTTTCAATGCACAAGTACAGATTTTCTGCTGATGTGCTGAACATTGTTAAGTCTATGTTTAACTTAGTTGCAGTGATCTGCTTAAATAACGGCTGCCGTTCACAACCGCTTTATTTGTACTGAAATTTCGCAGAAATACAAGTCTTCATTGTTCACTAAACAGTATGTTACAGCGTAGTTCGGTATGACCGCCGAGCGATATCTGCCGCTGATATTTACGTTGACCTTCGACAACTACATGTGCAGACAAACGCAGGTTGTTCGCCCGCACAAGCCGTTGTTAATACGCTAGGCTTTTTAGCTATGCGAACCAAAACATGCAGTCCTCTGTGAGTCTTTGAACACAAGCGCATGCGTATTGAAGGCGATAGAACAAAAAGGAAGGTAAACTTACATTGTGTTGGCAAGCCCTCTTAGTACTTCTCGGTAGCACGAAGTCCGATCCATGGTTGATGTATCGTTTATATGggcctcttttctttctctttggaaGTTGATCCATTATGATCGCATTAACATGCTCCAACAGGCGATTTGTTGTTGCACGTGTAGATGATCCTCAGATTGTTGCTCAGCGAATAACACAACCTGGCTGGCACTGCTGGTTCAGCATGACGAAAGGTGTCCAGTTTCGTATTTCAGTATTTCATTTATTAGTAATACCTGTATACCCGGTAAACCACTATATACTcataaaaaactaaataaattaGACATATTAATATACAGGTCACATGCGTCAGGCAGCACGATGATTTTACATGCAAACATgcatctgtcaagtacgagcacgCGGCTCGTGAACTTTTAACATTCCGCACGTGCACCTGCGTGCATCGCGCACATGTCGCTGCAGACATGCTAGATTTGCCTACGAtcgcagtgttctagaagttgtaCTACGATCCTGGATCTGTCGGCTGCGTTACCTTTTTCTCTTTCACGTGTGTACAGTAGCGCAAGAATGATCACGCACGCAAAAGTGCGGTATGAGGATGATCGAAAACTTGCGGTTGTGGACATTCGAGACATAGAAAACTTCCATCCCGAGAACGCGAAGGATTTCAAATCGAAGTTCTTTTATTCGGTGAAATGGACCGATCCGGACGGGACCTCGGACTTTTACCGGGCTCGGATTCTAGCTCTGGGAGGTAAGCTGTTCGTttgagcacacatttattttgccttGTCAAGTGCATTTCTTGTGTTCCGCGGTGCGCATATGCCTATCGTTGTGGACGCTATCCGATGCGTGCGGTCGGTCTGAACAATGACACATACTTTTGTCTTGAAATGAGCGTAATTTAAATATATTCTTGCAACTTCCGTAATTTCCAAATACACCTAAAGAAGCTAGTGTAGTATAATAGTAAATTACCATACATGCTCAACTGTCTTTTGCGCCCAATCTCTTCTTCAATAAAACTTGTTGCTAGGCGAGATGCATGTTTAAGGGATCGCCTTTCTTTCCATTTTCCGAGTCGTGCTATAATTCCATGCAGTACAGCACAACTCGATAATTGCCCTTGAAATGTATGCACTGATCCAGATCATACCCCTCTCCTCCCTCACTTTTGACGTTTGTCTGCGCAGCTTCCAGCGTACGGCACGTGTTCGCCACGTGCCGCACGTGGCGAACTCGAGTCCCTCGCAGCTGACTTCATGCCCTTAGAGCACTGTTACGTAGGTCAAATAAAATAATTATTGATCGCGAGTGTTCATGCAGTAGTCATGATATTGATTAATATGCCCACCAgtgaggtcccccccccccttcccaaatgaaaaagaaaaacgaaaagaaaatctggatttaagcatatatatatatatgaagtgtATTTGTTCCCTCTTAACACAATATGCATATACACAAAGACAGTTAATGAGCACATGAAAATGTTTCATGGTTGCTGTGATACTACGCACAAATATATTTATTCTCCCTGCTTCTGTTTGAGGCTTATTGCATGTAGAGCATGCACTTTTTATGATTGATGCAAGGACTACTGAAAATTCTAAGGATCCTTTCATATAAATGGAAGGCTTATTTAAGCATACACTCAGCATAATATTCTTTCCCACTAAATCTGTTGCCACTGTTCTGTGTTTCCTTTTGTACTTGCAGTGCAGCCTAGTCGCACATCCATGGCTCATAATGAAATTGTTTTCTTTTAAGATTTTTCAATGTGTATTCCTTTAATATTTTCCAGAATCAGAAGAAGACCTGGAGGCGGAGGGAAGAGGCCGGCAGAGGCTTAGATTTGAAAGAATGGCATATTCGCCTGACGGCGAAGATGAAGACGATGATGTCGAGCCAGAGGTACTTGTTTACGTAGTGCTGTATCCTTGCTTATGCATTGTATGACTTTAAACAGCCTCATAATACGTTTTTTGGTTTTGTGTGCAGCGTCCTGCAAAAAAGCCCTCTGGCCCAAAGCAGGAGCTATTggacatgttaaaaaaaaaaactgacgacaTCCAGCAAAGGGAAGAAGCTGCTttaaagaagcagaaaaagaggccAACATATGACGATAGGGGTGGCCTAGTCACTGAGCTGAAGTACAAGGTACAGAGACTTGAAGGCCTTGTGGAAAGAAAGTGCAAAAAAATTGAGGAACTGCGAAACAAAAACGAAGAGTTGGAGCAGGAGGCCATGAAGCTGAGGCAGCTGAACATGAGGCTGCAGGAAAAAATGCTGACAGCCATAGATGAAGGCACAGGTATGGAATTCAGCTTTCTGTAGTTTTATGGCTTCTGTGGCTGCTACATGGACTTATTTGTAATTTGTATGCCAGTAgcatagccagcaatttttttttggagggggggggggactcaactatactttatgtacgttcatgcatgcatttgtatgtgtgcctatATTGCCAAACTGAAATGTTGGGGCGGGGCTTTGAACACCCCCTGGCcctccccctggctgcgccagtggTGTAAGCATTGCCTCTACCTAGATTATTTTGTTTAAATTATAGGCTTCTTTCAAATTAAAACTTCCTTACAATTTCAAATCATAAAATTAAACAAGGGGAGATGTTTGTGCATAccatgtttacacatttataaaaTAAGGGGAGAGTTTGCCTTCGTAGAATTGTAAGAAAATTATATAAAAAGGTATTACAGTTATAACATGAGCTCGCCATACAATGTTGGAGAGCTTTTCTTCCAACCAGTGGTGACGATCTTGCATAGGACCACAAAAGGCTTTTCAAGTCGGCAGAGCATGAAAGAACTTGTCACCCAATAATTAAATGCTCATTTATGCCAAGACACAGTGATGGGAATGGCCAAAAGTGTTTTGTATCAGGTTTTGTAGCAGGAAAAATGATGATTTGTAGCAGCTGCCCTCAGTTTTGTAGCAGgttgcgaaaacgaaaaaaaaaaaacaggtcagatGGCGTTTTAATGGTTTTATTATACAATAAAATGAAGTATTAAATACAGTGTGCGCATGAGTTCAATGACGGCGCAACTAACGCAAGCTTTAAACAAAGCCTAGGATCACAAATATATGAAGACTGGTTGACACAAAGACAGCCTCGCCGGTACGACTGCGAGGCTGCGGCACGCAGCGAAAACTGGGAATGAGCCGCAACTGCACTCAGCTCAAACGACAGTGCCACCAGGTAGCGACACCATagtgtttcctacaatacttactagagggaactctggcgctagtgtctatgggagctgcaatgcatcgcacttcagccagcatgggaatcatgggtagtacacggatttgtctaaacttcgttctttaggctccgcttggctccgcgtcgcctgcatctgctttgtcgcaaaacgaagttcagcaaaaatcagcagtttcacttcaccactttaacttctttaggctcaccgattcaaatctggtcacgaaggtCACAACGatacattcttttatccgaaagaaaaccaaaacatagcaataaacaaagccacaagtgcgttcgaagcccacaagcacgaagactaggcaaatccgtgtactacccatcattcccatggtggctgaaagatcgcagtgccagagttccctctaggtcattttaggaaactctatgaccgaCACTACACAGTGACAAGCCTACGCACAACTACAGCCACGTGCCCACGCATTGGATTGTATTGGATTGGCTCTGCCTACGAATGGCACGAGAGGCGGCAGCCTATCTGCCACCTGGTGTTGCTGAAAAATCCCCTTgacggtggcctccgagataaagcAGCGCATTGCcaggtaatctcggaggctatgcgtagcagctttggagcagttctgctcatttgtagcatggatgtagcagctttcacgaaatgtagcaggttggagcaatggtgctcatttgtagcatagatgtagcagctttaatgaaatgtagcagcttggAGCAATTGTAGCAGCTTTCCCATCACTGCAAGACACCACTGATTATGGGTTTCCAATTTCTTTGGACAGTTTATTGCCTTAGTTTTAAGCAGATCATTTGTACTGTGTTTTCTTCATCATGTTTTACCAGGCAGTGGTTGCATGTGCAAAACATTGCACAGACCCAACACGTTGCCATTGTCACTTAGAGTGCTCTGTGaagctgctttgaaaaaagaaaaataagtaagTGCCGTTATATTTGTAGCTTGGTTCCACATTTAATATGAGGTGTGTTCTCAAATTGTTagttacaaaaacaaaacaaaaaattaaaaactCTTGTgtcagtacagtacagtacttgCCTTTGGTACAATTTCTTTCTTGGATGTAGCGATATTTTGGATGTGAGCCTTTATATTGAAACTCATTTGCTTTAAATATTGATTCCTGACTATGCTGTCATCTTAAAGTGACCGAGTTCTGCTGTTTGTAATGAGCCATGCTTCGTGTTGATGATGCAGGCTACAGTAGAGCTTCGTGCTCCACTAAGAGCGGACCAGACCACTCGACGAGGGAAGTGGATATTGACAGCATGGACGTGATTCCTAGGGAGAAAACACCGCCACAGGATGATTACGCAAGAAAAGAGAATGCCATGGTAACGTCCACATCTGAAGGGCAGCTTCAGCAATTTTTAGTATTACGTACAGTTGTCATCATAAGTGAAATTTTCCTTGTGCTTGCCTAAACAGCAAATGCTGCTTTTTTAAATGGTTgttaaaatgattttttttttttttgctgcaatacgtTTCCTGATGCAGGTGGACATTGGCGGtggccttcaaataaattctagCGCATGGCACCACATTCAGGGCCATCAAAAGGATTCCCTTTTCGTTAAGGACCTCCTCCTGGGAATTTGGCCCAAGGACCAGCTGAAAAACCGCTCTTTGCAAGGTGTGTTTCTGTTCTATAGAATTCCTTGTACTttcttaacagcggagctgtttaagccagctGTAATCTGTCCACCGTGAACAAaaatcctcaggtgggtatgcgtcaaaggaattgggcaagccccactacgagtacagcaggtgcaagtGTTAAATGAAAACTTCGCTTGACGAAGTGGAGCATGTGAAGCATGCAAGAGAAGTGAGGGGAATAAAGACATTACAAGATAGAAAgactagacagagagaaagattgTGTTATAGTTAATCACCGTTCATTTGTGTCTTACAGGGAAGCGGTGTCCACGATTTCCCGATCGGCCTGCAAAGGCTCCACTGACACCTTGGAAAGTGGAAGTGATGCGTGGTAAGTGTTCATGCTTTTTATGATGTTTTGGTGCAAACTGTCTTTGGTCATTCTGCTTCAGACCGTAGTCTTATAGACTATTTTTGTTTAAAAATTGTTTCTTCGTACCAGTTAGTGAGGCCTTGTGAACTTTTTGTTTTAGACTGTTACAGACGGAGACTGCAGCGCCAGGGGATTCCCGAAACCCTTATGCCTGCTGCACTCAAGCAGCTGAACCATTTCGTGGTTGAGAAGCTGGCAGACCTTGAGAGGCTGGCAAAACGGTGAGGTGCTGTTATAAATGTGTTTTGACTAATTTCAGGGAGGTTCTTTGTATGTAGTTTTTAAATGACATGCAGCCTGGTAAAGAAAGTGTTTAAAGCATCATACTGACTAAATGCCATGCCAGTGCATTTGCTTACATCTATGCAAAGTATCATGTGGAGAAAGCTAGTCTTGAGCTTgcagcacatcaagttaacactgTTTACTCAAATCTGAGCCAGCCCAGATTCTAGGCTGACCCCCTAATGTTTGAagccagaaaaaacaaaaatgttaccTCAAATGTAGGCTGAGCAGGAAAAAGAAATGTTACAGTGTGCACGAAACTCGTACAGAATATACAGTCAAACACAGATATATTGGGTGCGAGGTCCTCCACTAGAGACGTGGGCACTGCAGTCGttatgacgtgcagggttggatcgcGTGATTCACGTTGCTCTGGTGAAGGGAAGTGGACGGTTCAACGCGTTGCTTTTAACCACGATTTCTGGTGTTTTCcgctttgaacagcgttgttttgttctcacttcatgtgtgcggACACCTAGACTTCACAATGCGGGAAAGTGCAGTCAAAGTTATCGGCAGCATGGTACTTTATGCTGCTCCATGCCACAGTGCGAGTCTAGCGTCAGCTTTCACTTTCACcgttaccctgctttgcaagagcgtGATACCACTGTCACCTGACATTCGTTTATTGTTATTTCGAGCTCatggggttccttgcttatagaggACGTCTGTACAATGAGCCCATCTAATGTGGAAGTGCTAGACTAATTGCATAAAGAAATTCCGATATATAATATGTGAAACGGCTGCTGTTCATGTTCATTGTTCTACATCTGTGCCTAGGCTCGCACAATTTGTGCAACCTGCACGTCAACTGAAGGCTGAATTAGCTATATTTGTTTCAAAACCGACTGTGGGTATGTCGCCCGAGTGACCAAACCAAGCTAATTTTCAGCCTTTGAGCCACTAATAGTTGCGTGTGAACATTGGCGTGCAGTGGTTGAGCTGCCTATGCAGGTTGTTTTTCCTGCTTCAAAAGCCACTTCTATCACTCCATTATAGCCACAGAGAACTTGTTCGTTTATTATGGTGTAACTACAACATAATTTACATACTTTGTGTGGAAGTGTGTaggaatagcttttttttcttttttttttttgcagcaagtCTCTCCACCATCTGTTACAGCCAAGAACACAGATACATTCATAGTGTGCTTCAAGGGCAGCACCACAATATCGTTGCATCCTGTGTATATGTAACATTAGTGACGTGAACTTGTAACTTT comes from the Rhipicephalus sanguineus isolate Rsan-2018 chromosome 6, BIME_Rsan_1.4, whole genome shotgun sequence genome and includes:
- the LOC119395634 gene encoding BEN domain-containing protein 5 → MITHAKVRYEDDRKLAVVDIRDIENFHPENAKDFKSKFFYSVKWTDPDGTSDFYRARILALGESEEDLEAEGRGRQRLRFERMAYSPDGEDEDDDVEPERPAKKPSGPKQELLDMLKKKTDDIQQREEAALKKQKKRPTYDDRGGLVTELKYKVQRLEGLVERKCKKIEELRNKNEELEQEAMKLRQLNMRLQEKMLTAIDEGTGYSRASCSTKSGPDHSTREVDIDSMDVIPREKTPPQDDYARKENAMVDIGGGLQINSSAWHHIQGHQKDSLFVKDLLLGIWPKDQLKNRSLQGKRCPRFPDRPAKAPLTPWKVEVMRDCYRRRLQRQGIPETLMPAALKQLNHFVVEKLADLERLAKR